The Odocoileus virginianus isolate 20LAN1187 ecotype Illinois unplaced genomic scaffold, Ovbor_1.2 Unplaced_Scaffold_1, whole genome shotgun sequence genome window below encodes:
- the NXT2 gene encoding NTF2-related export protein 2 isoform X1: MKKFKSESSQGDRERHQRRHDFSEEPHTSYSWRENQRREEVVTPPLPEKSKSDSPMAKAVEFKTYVDQACRAAEEFVNIYYETMDKRRRALTRLYLDKATLIWNGNVVTGLEALANFFDMLPSSEFQVNMLDCQPVHEQATQAQTTVLVVTSGTVKFDGNKQHYFNQNFLLTAQTTANNTVWKIASDCFRFQDWATI; encoded by the exons atgaaaaaattcaaaagtgaGTCGTCTCAGGGAGACAGAGAACGACACCAAAGAAGACATGATTTTTCTGAGGAGCCACACACCAGCTATTCGTG GCGAGAGAACCAGAGACGAGAGGAGGTAGTGACGCCGCCACTGCCGGAAAAGAGCAAATCAGACTCCCCGATGGCCAAGGCTGTG GAATTTAAAACTTATGTAGATCAGGCGTGCAGAGCTGCTGAGGAATTTGTCAATATTTACTATGAGACAATGGACAAAAGAAGACGG gcaCTAACCAGGCTGTATCTGGACAAGGCCACTTTAATATGGAATGGAAATGTTGTTACAGGGCTGGAAGCCCTAGCCAATTTTTTTGACATGTTGCCTTCTAGTGAATTCCAGGTCAATATGTTAGATTGCCAGCCAGTTCATG AGCAAGCTACTCAGGCCCAGACCACAGTTCTTGTTGTGACCAGTGGAACTGTGAAGTTTGATGGCAACAAGCAACACTACTTCAACCAGAACTTCCTGCTGACTGCGCAGACTACTGCTAACAATACTGTGTGGAAGATTGCAAGTGACTGCTTCCGTTTTCAAGACTGGGCTACTATTTAA
- the NXT2 gene encoding NTF2-related export protein 2 isoform X2: MAKAVEFKTYVDQACRAAEEFVNIYYETMDKRRRALTRLYLDKATLIWNGNVVTGLEALANFFDMLPSSEFQVNMLDCQPVHEQATQAQTTVLVVTSGTVKFDGNKQHYFNQNFLLTAQTTANNTVWKIASDCFRFQDWATI, encoded by the exons ATGGCCAAGGCTGTG GAATTTAAAACTTATGTAGATCAGGCGTGCAGAGCTGCTGAGGAATTTGTCAATATTTACTATGAGACAATGGACAAAAGAAGACGG gcaCTAACCAGGCTGTATCTGGACAAGGCCACTTTAATATGGAATGGAAATGTTGTTACAGGGCTGGAAGCCCTAGCCAATTTTTTTGACATGTTGCCTTCTAGTGAATTCCAGGTCAATATGTTAGATTGCCAGCCAGTTCATG AGCAAGCTACTCAGGCCCAGACCACAGTTCTTGTTGTGACCAGTGGAACTGTGAAGTTTGATGGCAACAAGCAACACTACTTCAACCAGAACTTCCTGCTGACTGCGCAGACTACTGCTAACAATACTGTGTGGAAGATTGCAAGTGACTGCTTCCGTTTTCAAGACTGGGCTACTATTTAA
- the NXT2 gene encoding NTF2-related export protein 2 isoform X3 gives MDKRRRALTRLYLDKATLIWNGNVVTGLEALANFFDMLPSSEFQVNMLDCQPVHEQATQAQTTVLVVTSGTVKFDGNKQHYFNQNFLLTAQTTANNTVWKIASDCFRFQDWATI, from the exons ATGGACAAAAGAAGACGG gcaCTAACCAGGCTGTATCTGGACAAGGCCACTTTAATATGGAATGGAAATGTTGTTACAGGGCTGGAAGCCCTAGCCAATTTTTTTGACATGTTGCCTTCTAGTGAATTCCAGGTCAATATGTTAGATTGCCAGCCAGTTCATG AGCAAGCTACTCAGGCCCAGACCACAGTTCTTGTTGTGACCAGTGGAACTGTGAAGTTTGATGGCAACAAGCAACACTACTTCAACCAGAACTTCCTGCTGACTGCGCAGACTACTGCTAACAATACTGTGTGGAAGATTGCAAGTGACTGCTTCCGTTTTCAAGACTGGGCTACTATTTAA